One genomic window of Pseudothermotoga sp. includes the following:
- a CDS encoding MBL fold metallo-hydrolase, with translation MLRIIFLGTSAAVSNVHRDNTSFLIEDVLVDCPGNAFGKLLKAGYNPMNLKAVIVTHRHVDHSYGLVSLLEMLRLSGKDSIKVYLGEDFLVDVEQVLKIYGLVRGDFSIELVPVRVGSVLFEGPFRMESFPVRHSVPNFGLKITTFNASVVYTSDTEPCEEVVKRSKNVDVLIHEATCSETITGRKEGHTCVEDAARIAKEAGAKTLCLVHLGPELEEHIVELKKKAEEIFEGEVVIPNDFDRMIV, from the coding sequence ATGTTGAGAATAATATTTTTGGGAACTTCTGCGGCAGTGTCGAATGTCCATCGAGATAACACATCTTTCTTGATCGAGGACGTCTTGGTCGATTGTCCTGGTAACGCCTTTGGAAAGTTATTGAAAGCAGGATACAATCCGATGAATTTGAAAGCCGTCATAGTAACGCATCGACATGTAGATCATTCATACGGTCTTGTTTCACTTTTAGAGATGCTGAGGCTTTCAGGTAAAGATTCCATCAAGGTATACCTTGGAGAAGATTTTTTAGTCGATGTGGAACAAGTTCTGAAGATTTACGGCCTTGTCCGAGGGGATTTTTCCATCGAGCTTGTACCTGTCAGAGTCGGGTCTGTACTCTTTGAAGGACCGTTCAGGATGGAGAGTTTTCCCGTGAGACATTCTGTTCCGAATTTCGGCTTGAAGATCACAACTTTTAACGCCTCTGTCGTTTATACGAGCGATACGGAACCGTGTGAAGAAGTGGTTAAACGATCGAAGAACGTTGATGTATTGATACACGAAGCTACGTGCAGTGAAACCATAACTGGTAGGAAAGAGGGTCACACTTGTGTAGAAGACGCTGCAAGAATCGCTAAAGAGGCTGGTGCAAAAACTCTCTGTCTAGTTCACCTTGGCCCAGAACTGGAGGAACACATAGTCGAGTTGAAGAAGAAAGCTGAAGAAATCTTCGAAGGTGAGGTCGTAATTCCAAACGATTTTGACAGAATGATCGTGTGA